The genomic segment TCACATCGACGAATAAAAAGGGCCGCCGATGGGGTAACAGTTGTTCCATTTCGTTCATAATTTTCCCCCTTAGTTCGTATAACGGGTAAAGACCACCACCCCGTTATGGCCCCCGAAGCCCAGGGAACCGGAGGCCGCGGCCCGAATTTCCCCGTACTGGACCTGGTTGGGCACATAATCCAGGTCACACTCTGGATCGGGATGATCCAGATTGATGGTCGGGGGATAGAAGCCCTCAGTAATAGCCAGGATACAGGCAATGGCCTCGAGGGCCCCCGCAGCGGCAATACAGTGGCCGGTCATGCTCTTGGTGCTGGAAACCTTCATTTTATAGGCATGGTCGCCAAAGGCGAGTTTTATCATTTTTGTTTCGGTGGGATCATTGATTTCGGTGCTGGTCCCGTGGGCATTGTAGTACTGGATATCCTCCGGTTTGAGCCCCGCATCTTCTATGGCAAGCCGCATGGCCCGCCCACCCCCTTCCCCGGTGGGATCGGGGGCCGTGATATGGTACGCATCGGCCGTGGCTCCATAGCCGGCAAATTCCGCAAGGATTCGAGCCCTCCGCTGCTTCGCATGGGCCTCGCTTTCCAGAATAAGGATCCCTGCCCCTTCGCCCATGACAAAGCCATCCCGGTCTTTATCAAAGGGCCGACTTGCCCTCTGGGGCTCATCGTTCCGGGTGGAAAGGGCCTTGAGCATCTGGAAGCCCGCAATGGCAAAGGGAACGATAGCCGCTTCGGTACCACCGGCTATTACCACATCACAGCGTCCAGAACGAATCAGATCCAGGGCCTGCCCCAGGGCGTCGGTTCCCGATGCACAGGCAGTGACCTGGGTAAAGGCGGGGCCCTTGGTGCCATACACCATGGAAATGTTCCCCGCGGCCTCATTGTTAATCATCATGGGAACCGTAAGGGGAAGCACCCGTTTAGGACCATGGGCGATAAGTTTACGGAAGGATTCTTCCGTAATCTCCCAGCCACCGATACCGTTCCCAATCACCACTCCCGTCCGCTCGGGATTACAGCGGAGTTTTCGGGGGATGTTCTCCGGATCC from the Treponema sp. J25 genome contains:
- the fabF gene encoding beta-ketoacyl-ACP synthase II, giving the protein MKTRVVVTGMGAISPIGNSVPEFSQALKAGKSGIDRITLFDTTEFDVKIAAEVKNFDPLVWIDKKDARKMARFTQFAVAATAQALQQAGLVERGPEDPENIPRKLRCNPERTGVVIGNGIGGWEITEESFRKLIAHGPKRVLPLTVPMMINNEAAGNISMVYGTKGPAFTQVTACASGTDALGQALDLIRSGRCDVVIAGGTEAAIVPFAIAGFQMLKALSTRNDEPQRASRPFDKDRDGFVMGEGAGILILESEAHAKQRRARILAEFAGYGATADAYHITAPDPTGEGGGRAMRLAIEDAGLKPEDIQYYNAHGTSTEINDPTETKMIKLAFGDHAYKMKVSSTKSMTGHCIAAAGALEAIACILAITEGFYPPTINLDHPDPECDLDYVPNQVQYGEIRAAASGSLGFGGHNGVVVFTRYTN